The DNA region GGCCTTGAAATCCCCACCCTGGAACAGGTCGGTCACGTCCACGAATTTATGGTCGAACCGCAGATCCGGCTTGTCGCTGCCGTAGTCGTTCATGGCGTCGAAGTACGGCAGGCGCGGGAACGGCACGGGCAGTTCCACGCCCAGCGTCTCGCGGAACACGTGCGCCATCAGCTGCTCCTGGATGGCGAGCACGTCGTCCTGCTCCACGAAGCTCAGTTCCATGTCCAGCTGCGTGAAGTCCGGCTGACGGTCGGCACGCAGGTCCTCGTCACGGAAGCAGCGGGCCAGCTGGTAGTAGCGGTCGTACCCGGCGATCATCAGCATCTGCTTGAACAGCTGCGGGCTCTGCGGCAGCGCGTAGAACTCGCCGGGGTTCTGGCGGCTGGGCACCAGGAAGTCGCGGGCGCCTTCCGGCGTGGACTTGGTGAGCATGGGCGTCTCGACCTGCACGAAACCCTCGCGGTCCAGGAAGGCCGTGACGGCCGCCACGGCGCGGCTGCGGAGCATGAGGTTGCGCTGCATCTCGGGTCGGCGCAGGTCCAGGTACCGGAACTTCATGCGGATGTCCTCGGAGACGCTGTCTCCCTTGTCCAGCTCGAAGGGCGGGGTCTTGGCGGTGTTCAGGACGCGCACGCGGGTGGCGATCACCTCGAAGTCGGCGGCGCCGCCCTTGCGCTGCGCTTCCGGGCGGGGCTGGTACGTGCCCTCGATCTCCGCGACGTACTCGGCGCGCAGGCGGTCGGCTTCCGCGAAGGCCGGGGAGTCGGGTTCGACCTGCACCTGCACCAGTCCGCTGCGGTCGCGCAGTTCCAGGAAGATCAGGCCGCCCAGGTCGCGGCGGCGGTTCACCCAGCCCTGCAGCGTGACGGTCTGGTGGGCGTGCGTGTCGTTCAGGTGGCCGATCAGGGCGGTGCGTTTCATGCGTTCTCCAGAGGGGTCAGGTGCGCCCGCTCCTGCTCGTGCAGGAAGGCGGGCAGGTCGGACAGCAGGACCGTGAACTGCTCGGCGCTGCGGAGGTTCTTCAGCTGCACGGTGCCGGCCCCGGCCTCGTCGGACCCGATCAGGCCCGCGAACAGCGCGCCGCGCCGCTCGGCGTCCCGGAAGGCGGTTCCGGGTTTCAGGGCGCGGTACGCGAACTCGGCCCGCACCGTCGTGCGCGCGGCCAGGGCGGCCGCGGCCGCTGCCGGCACGAGGCTCTCCTCGAGCGCCGCGAGGTACACGACCGGTCCCGCCTGGGCGGGCAGGGCGCGGCCCTCGGCTTCCAGCGCGATCAGCAGGCGCTCCACGCCGAACGCCCAGCCGATGCCCGGCACGGCCTGCGCGCCGATCTGCTCGGCCAGTCCGTCGTAGCGGCCCCCGCCGCCCAGCGCGGATTTCGCGCCGACACCCTCGTGGTGCAGTTCCCAGGCGGTGCGGCGGTAGTAGTCCAGGCCGCGCACGATGCTGGGGTCCACGTCGAATTCCACGCCCCAGTCGCGCAGGTGGCCCTGTACCGCGTCGAAGTTCGCGCGGGCCTCGTCACCCAGGAAGTCCAGCATGGGTTTCACGTTCAGCTGCGCGATCAGGGTCTGGTCGTCCTCGCTCTTGCTGTCCAGGATCCGCATGGGGTTGCGGGTCAGGCGGTCGCGGGAATCGTCGCTCAGGCGCTCCAGGTGCGGCGTGAACAGCTCGCGCAGGTACGTGTTGTACGCCTCGCGGTCCTCGGGGTCGCCGATGCTGCCCAGTTTCACGCGCACGCCCGTCAGGCCCAGTTCCCGCACGACGCCCACCATCAGGGCGATCGCCTCGGCGTCCACCAGGGCGTCCGAGCTGCCCAGCACCTCATAATCCACCTGATGGAACTGCCGCAACCGCCCGCGCTGCTGCCGCTCGGCGCGGAACATCGGACCGTGCGTCCACAGTTTCAGCGGAGAGGGCAGCTGCTTGAGGCCGTTCTGCAGGAACGCACGCACGATGCTCGCCGTGCCCTCGGGCCGCAGGATGTACCCGCCGTGATCCCCGAAGTAGTACACCGTGAACATCTCCTTGCGGACGATGTCGGTGCTGCCGCCCACGCCGCGCTTCACGAGGTCCGCTTCCTCGAACAGCGGCGTGTCGATCCGCTGCGCGCCCGCGCGTTCCAGCACGCGCCGCGCCGTCTCCACCACCCAGCCGTGCGCCTGCGCCGAAACGTCCAGCGTGAGTTTCGGACTGCCGGCCGGCAGGTGGTCCTCTGTGCCCTTGGGGCGCTTAATCGCCATAACCCGAGGAGTTTACAGCATTCCCCCCGCGGCCCTCACCGTGCCGAACGGCAAAAACCGGCGATCAGGACAGCTGAACGCCCCGCCCCGTCGGAACGGACAGGGGAGGGGGCAGTCCGCCAGCGACGGACTGCCCCCTCCGGAAAGCCCCGGCCGTTACTGACGGACGCTGTACGGCAGGCCGGTGGACTGACGGCCCGCGACCTCCACGAACAGCCAGCTCGCACCGACCGGCGCGTCGGAAGGCACGGTCAGCACAATCTGACTGTCCGTCCACGACTGCACCGCCGACGCCGGGAACAGGAACCCTCCCTGGCCGCGCTCGTCCGCCCCCAGACGCACCCGGCCCGTGGCGGGTCCGCCCAGGTAGCGGCCCTGAATGGTGACGGTCCCGCCACGCGCGGCGGCCTCCGACACCTTGATCAACACGGGGGTGACCGTCACCATCCGCTCGGAACCCTGCTGGGCTGGCGCGCAGGACGCCAGAACCCCTGACAACAGTAAAGAAGCAACCAAGAAACGCCGCATAGCCAAAGCCTCCGTGCCGGCAGTCTAATGCATTTGATGACCGCCGACCCCCGCACCACCAGCGCCCCCCAGGACACCCATCGCCTGAACGGAAAACGCATTCTCGTCATCTTCAATCCCAAGAGCGGCAGCGGTGACAGTGAACTCCCGGAGTTCCTGCGCCTGCTGCGGGACGCCGGGGCCGAGGTCACGGAACGCGAACTGCAGAAGGACACACCCATGTCCGACTACGTGCGTGACCTTGACCACTACCAGTACCTCGTCGGGGCCGGCGGGGACGGCACGGTCAGCAGCCTCGCGTACGCCGCGCGTTACCGGAACGTGCCCATGCTGGCCTTCCCGGCCGGGACCGCCAACCTGATCGCGCAGAACCTGGACCTGCCCACGGACGCCGCCTCGCTGCTGCGCGTCGTGGAGGAAGGACACAGCCTGCGCCTCGACATGGGCGAGGTGGAAGTGAAAGGCGAGACCAGCGGCTTCTGCATGCTCGCCGGCGCCGGGGCGGACGCCACCATGATCCGGGACAGCGAGGAACTCAAGGGCCGTTTCGGGGCGATGGCCTACGTCATGAGCGCCATGAAGCAACTCAACCCCAAGAAGACCACCTTCCACCTGACCATCGACGGGCAGCCGCGCGAATTCGAGGGGATCGGCGTGATGGTCGCGAACTTCGGCATGGCCAACTACCGCCTGCCCATCACCAGTGACATCAGCCCCAGCGACGGGCGCTTCACGGTCATCCTGATGAAGGCCGGGAACCTCGTGCGGCTCATTCCCAAC from Deinococcus depolymerans includes:
- the hisS gene encoding histidine--tRNA ligase, translating into MAIKRPKGTEDHLPAGSPKLTLDVSAQAHGWVVETARRVLERAGAQRIDTPLFEEADLVKRGVGGSTDIVRKEMFTVYYFGDHGGYILRPEGTASIVRAFLQNGLKQLPSPLKLWTHGPMFRAERQQRGRLRQFHQVDYEVLGSSDALVDAEAIALMVGVVRELGLTGVRVKLGSIGDPEDREAYNTYLRELFTPHLERLSDDSRDRLTRNPMRILDSKSEDDQTLIAQLNVKPMLDFLGDEARANFDAVQGHLRDWGVEFDVDPSIVRGLDYYRRTAWELHHEGVGAKSALGGGGRYDGLAEQIGAQAVPGIGWAFGVERLLIALEAEGRALPAQAGPVVYLAALEESLVPAAAAAALAARTTVRAEFAYRALKPGTAFRDAERRGALFAGLIGSDEAGAGTVQLKNLRSAEQFTVLLSDLPAFLHEQERAHLTPLENA
- the aspS gene encoding aspartate--tRNA ligase, coding for MKRTALIGHLNDTHAHQTVTLQGWVNRRRDLGGLIFLELRDRSGLVQVQVEPDSPAFAEADRLRAEYVAEIEGTYQPRPEAQRKGGAADFEVIATRVRVLNTAKTPPFELDKGDSVSEDIRMKFRYLDLRRPEMQRNLMLRSRAVAAVTAFLDREGFVQVETPMLTKSTPEGARDFLVPSRQNPGEFYALPQSPQLFKQMLMIAGYDRYYQLARCFRDEDLRADRQPDFTQLDMELSFVEQDDVLAIQEQLMAHVFRETLGVELPVPFPRLPYFDAMNDYGSDKPDLRFDHKFVDVTDLFQGGDFKAFADAQTVKVIAAPELTRKQIDELERVAKQNGARGLAWLKRDGDGFTGGISKFVTAVGAELLARTGVGQGGTLLFAAGDWKKAVSALGAVRLALRDLFDLTAGGPQFHISWVTDFPQLEFDEDSGTWTYMHHPFTAPHPDDLALFGTDRQGEIRAQAYDLVLNGFEIGGGSVRIHDPAVQAKMFAAIGFSEEQARDKFGFFMDALEYGTPPHGGIAWGFDRLIMVMSGASSIREVIAFPKNNRGVDLMAQAPSPVDAAQLAEVGLDLATQAADPTA
- a CDS encoding diacylglycerol kinase family protein, which translates into the protein MTADPRTTSAPQDTHRLNGKRILVIFNPKSGSGDSELPEFLRLLRDAGAEVTERELQKDTPMSDYVRDLDHYQYLVGAGGDGTVSSLAYAARYRNVPMLAFPAGTANLIAQNLDLPTDAASLLRVVEEGHSLRLDMGEVEVKGETSGFCMLAGAGADATMIRDSEELKGRFGAMAYVMSAMKQLNPKKTTFHLTIDGQPREFEGIGVMVANFGMANYRLPITSDISPSDGRFTVILMKAGNLVRLIPNLIDSVRAKLNLGDPMFSGNLETLEARTVTVDAVDPFPLQYDGELHVETTPFEARILPGAVRFLTAAKKDDVET
- a CDS encoding IPT/TIG domain-containing protein codes for the protein MLIKVSEAAARGGTVTIQGRYLGGPATGRVRLGADERGQGGFLFPASAVQSWTDSQIVLTVPSDAPVGASWLFVEVAGRQSTGLPYSVRQ